The following proteins are encoded in a genomic region of Syntrophotaleaceae bacterium:
- the fdhF gene encoding formate dehydrogenase subunit alpha: MVTIHINGKPCIAEEGSVLLNACEENGFPIPHLCHKEGLSSVGVCRLCLVKVEGMRGLVPSCSTKVTDGMKVTTEDEEINRFRRLNLEMILSEHEHNCLLCESCGRCELQELAYRLDVKSIRFPVNQEVSSLDESSEVIVRDPNRCILCGRCVRACSEITDRQIIDFADRGPGLTINAGLREPLGETDCKSCGACLQACPTGALTEKLARSQGRTWEVEKVQTTCTHCGGGCQIEFWARDNKLIRAYGVEKENTDNQGHLCVKGRFGFDFVNSPNRLTTPLIRKNGKLEPAGWDEALDYVAANFQRIKEKYGSDALGGIASAKTTTEEDYLFQKFMRAAIGTNNIDFCVRFCHSPSGVALGRAFGAGPATNSPRLLKTTEVVFVTGLNMTEMYPVFGDMLKRKLKEGKVKLIVVDPRRIELVDYSDHWLRPRLGTDVALINGMMNVILAEGLEDAGFIAERTSGMDELRKVVAHYPPEKVEEITGVPQEQIIAAARLYGRAERASLFYGMGVIHNTRGTDNVAALCNLALLTGNLGKAGTGVNGIGKHSNGPGAGDTGCSPVAYSGGQRVDNPQVAEKFEKAWGVPLSRKPGLTQSDMALGNGHIKGLYVVGDNLLRNSPNLGKARQVIDALDFLVVQDMFLTETAEVADVVLPASSFAEKDGTFTSGYRLVQRVRAVIDPVGESRPDWEIIRELSRRMGYAMDYASPADIMDEIASLTPSYGGISYDRLEEGGLRIPCPTKDHPGTEFMWGQTFKTDTGKGKFFPAEYQPPAEKADEEFPFMLITGKELYHIHTGACTRQSKALFNLAPEDILEVNPADAERLGIVDGGKVKLRSRRGRFEIKVQVTDRVPEGTLFTTFHSSDINVLTSDSLDALAKVPELKLCAVAMEKAG; the protein is encoded by the coding sequence ATGGTCACTATACACATCAACGGCAAACCCTGCATCGCGGAAGAAGGTTCGGTTCTATTGAACGCCTGTGAGGAAAACGGCTTCCCGATTCCCCATCTCTGCCATAAAGAGGGGCTGAGTTCCGTGGGGGTGTGCAGGCTCTGCCTGGTCAAGGTAGAGGGCATGCGCGGGCTGGTGCCCTCCTGTTCCACAAAGGTAACGGACGGAATGAAGGTGACGACGGAAGACGAAGAAATCAACCGGTTTCGTCGGCTCAACCTTGAAATGATCCTGTCCGAACACGAACACAACTGCCTTCTCTGTGAAAGCTGCGGCCGGTGCGAACTGCAGGAACTGGCGTATCGGCTGGATGTGAAGAGCATCCGCTTTCCGGTAAACCAGGAGGTGAGTTCCCTGGATGAATCGAGCGAGGTCATTGTCAGGGACCCCAATCGCTGCATCCTCTGCGGTCGCTGTGTCAGGGCCTGTTCCGAGATCACCGATCGGCAGATCATCGATTTTGCCGATCGCGGGCCGGGTCTGACCATCAATGCCGGATTGCGCGAACCCCTGGGCGAAACCGACTGCAAATCCTGCGGCGCCTGCCTCCAGGCCTGCCCGACCGGGGCGCTGACGGAGAAGCTGGCGCGCTCGCAGGGCCGTACCTGGGAGGTCGAAAAGGTGCAGACGACCTGCACCCATTGCGGCGGCGGCTGCCAGATAGAATTCTGGGCCAGGGACAACAAGCTGATTCGGGCCTATGGGGTGGAGAAGGAGAACACGGACAATCAGGGCCACCTCTGCGTAAAAGGACGATTCGGTTTCGATTTCGTCAACAGTCCCAATCGTCTGACGACTCCGCTCATCAGGAAAAACGGAAAACTCGAACCGGCAGGCTGGGACGAGGCCCTGGATTACGTCGCCGCAAATTTCCAGAGGATCAAGGAGAAATACGGCAGCGACGCGCTCGGCGGCATCGCTTCCGCAAAAACCACCACCGAGGAGGATTATCTTTTCCAGAAATTCATGCGTGCCGCCATCGGCACCAACAATATCGATTTCTGCGTCCGGTTCTGTCACTCGCCCAGCGGCGTGGCGCTCGGCAGGGCCTTCGGCGCCGGGCCGGCGACGAATTCGCCCAGGCTCCTCAAAACAACGGAAGTGGTTTTCGTGACCGGCCTGAACATGACCGAGATGTACCCGGTGTTCGGCGACATGCTGAAACGGAAACTGAAGGAAGGGAAGGTCAAGCTCATCGTCGTGGACCCCCGACGGATCGAGCTCGTCGATTACAGCGATCACTGGCTGCGGCCCAGGCTGGGAACGGACGTTGCCCTGATCAACGGCATGATGAACGTGATTCTGGCGGAGGGGCTCGAGGATGCCGGTTTCATCGCTGAAAGAACCTCCGGCATGGACGAATTGCGCAAGGTCGTGGCGCACTACCCGCCGGAGAAGGTGGAGGAGATCACCGGCGTACCCCAGGAACAGATCATCGCCGCGGCCCGGCTCTACGGCAGAGCTGAGCGCGCCTCCCTGTTCTACGGCATGGGAGTTATCCACAACACCCGAGGAACGGACAATGTGGCCGCGCTCTGCAACCTGGCCCTGCTGACCGGAAACCTGGGCAAGGCCGGCACGGGCGTCAACGGCATCGGCAAGCACAGCAACGGACCGGGTGCCGGTGATACAGGTTGCTCCCCGGTCGCCTATTCGGGGGGACAGCGGGTCGACAATCCGCAGGTCGCCGAAAAATTCGAAAAGGCCTGGGGCGTGCCCCTTTCCCGCAAACCGGGTCTGACCCAATCCGACATGGCGCTCGGCAACGGCCATATCAAAGGCCTGTATGTCGTGGGAGACAACCTGTTGCGAAACAGCCCCAACCTGGGGAAAGCCCGACAGGTTATCGACGCCCTGGATTTTCTCGTGGTTCAGGACATGTTTCTGACCGAAACAGCAGAGGTCGCGGACGTGGTCCTGCCCGCCAGCTCCTTTGCCGAAAAGGACGGCACCTTTACCAGCGGCTACCGCTTGGTGCAGCGGGTGCGGGCGGTCATCGATCCGGTCGGGGAGAGCAGGCCGGATTGGGAGATCATCCGCGAACTCAGCCGGAGGATGGGCTATGCCATGGATTACGCGTCTCCGGCGGACATCATGGACGAGATCGCCTCTCTGACCCCAAGCTATGGCGGCATTTCCTATGACCGCCTCGAAGAGGGGGGACTGCGGATACCCTGCCCGACTAAGGATCATCCCGGCACCGAATTCATGTGGGGGCAAACCTTCAAGACCGACACCGGGAAAGGGAAATTTTTCCCGGCCGAGTACCAGCCGCCGGCGGAGAAGGCCGATGAAGAGTTTCCGTTTATGCTGATCACCGGCAAGGAGCTGTATCATATCCATACCGGAGCCTGCACCCGCCAATCGAAGGCGCTTTTCAACCTGGCGCCGGAGGATATTCTGGAGGTCAACCCGGCCGATGCGGAACGGCTGGGGATCGTCGACGGCGGCAAGGTGAAGCTGCGTTCCCGCAGGGGCAGGTTCGAGATAAAGGTTCAGGTGACCGACCGGGTGCCGGAAGGAACGCTGTTCACGACCTTCCATTCGAGCGACATCAACGTTCTGACATCCGACAGCCTCGATGCTTTGGCCAAGGTCCCTGAACTCAAACTCTGCGCCGTTGCGATGGAAAAGGCCGGATAA
- a CDS encoding EAL domain-containing protein encodes MGKNGNSGKDSPPGHLPTAAGRETALEEDLDSIFAIVKAKTGHDFCSYKKSTVLRRIERRMAVNDLKEMKQYVALLEASDQEPRALGQEILIGVTSFFRDPEAFETLRRRVIPRLFDSRDPEDPVRIWHACCATGEEVYSTAILISEYLQEKRIEVKVQIFATDIDEVAIAQARTGLYADDIAADVGEERLKAFFSRVDGRWQVAKKLREMVVFAHHSLIKDPPFSRLDLMVCRNFLIYLNPDMQQRLISLFHLVLKPQGCLFLGAAETVGRCSDLFAPLDKKLKFFLRREGSRREEAAFLFKVPTRPFLRLEPARAALDRTELNPGQIAEKLLMERYSPPFIVVNENCDTVHVSTRGIRFLEVPEGEPTRNLLKMAREELRPALRAAIYKTFSEQKPVAFRGVKVACSGETETVNVLVEPLRSSTPSERLAMLVLEPGLSPAEPVSMSCELIDGASNEELVRQLEEQLHITHEQLQAVAEQLETSQEGFMSANEELMSANEELQSTNEELESSKEELQSLNEELVTVNSELQGKVEELDRANSDMENLFISSEIATIFLDRQLTIRRFSPAMSCIFNLIQTDVGRPFRHLSGTIDWAGLPEDARTVLASLDPVEREVASVDGQRHFLMRVLPYRTTEGSIDGIVVTLVDISDRKRAEDQIRSTALFPEENPFPVLRVNADGALQYANRASEPLLNQWQCTLGGMVPEFVREELEAALRTGKNREREIRCGTRVFSFAFAPIPERGYVNLYGRDITERKQAALELQRLGRQRRLALDAARLGWWHYDPVTQVASWDKRYKEIFEVTGYQRPNDEILARIHPDDLPLVWAKVEAALDPVSPQPYKAEYRINLPDGSVRWIEAHGIATFEGVGEARKATSFVGTVADITERKQAEDKLQSSLQRFELLAETAEELLRTTDPQKVVDAICRRVMEQLGCHVFINFLVDEQPGRLRLNACAGIPEEDARRIEWLDYGVGICGCVARDGCRIVAEHIPTSRDQRTELVNSCGIKAYACHPLLGPEGQLVGTLSFGTRSRETFSEDDLSLMKAVTDQVAVAMIRMKNKQALHASEERYRQLVQQANSAIIRWTRDGTITFFNEYAQAFFGYRAEEVIGRNVGLLLPERESSGADLTKLVREIVDHPERYRSNRNENLRRDGRRVWMNWTNNPILDCNGEVAEILAVGSDITDRKQAEDAREATVEMLRICNMAADTRELMRRLTAFFQRFCGCEAIGVRLQEGSDFPYYETRGFPEEFLRTENSLCAVDEKGKLKCDQNGHPVLDCMCCQVLNGNFDPSQPYFTPRGSFWTSRSSQLRVNSIDAGRARTRSRCTGKRFESVAMIPLRLHGKTLGLFQFNDRRNGRFTAETIALLENMVDYVAVALAKLKTDEALEESSRFNQQIINSAGEGVIVFDRDLRVQVWNPYMEQLSGVPASENLGRHPETLPFLQETGLIERLESARAGKTPAPLEFRLNSPAGFSGWCLDTSAPLRNTKGEIIGVISTVQDITERKRYEEELEYQASHDALTDLANRNLLADRLGQSLIFADRSKRIVAVLLLDLDRFKVINDSLGHSQGDDLLRTVAARLNHCVRAGDTVSRFGGDEFVIALAEVAELDDVGLMAKRIRDALAEPVRLEGHELRVTASIGISLYPKDGANVETLLRHADIAMYRAKEEGGDSFRFFAEDMNLRIQGTLELETDLARALQRGEFALHYQPKVEIGSGRIAGCEALVRWRHPQKGLIPPGSFIPLAEETGLIVPLGEWVLREACFQAKAWQEKGLPIKVAVNLSARQFRQTSLIEQVRTILEETGLSADMLELELTESMIMHDPAGAAETMRHLKKLGIRLALDDFGTGYSSLNYLRRFPVDHLKIDRSFITDATHDASAAAMVAGVVAIARSLGIKAVAEGVETREQLDLLAGCQCDAYQGYLFSKPLPPDEFAPLLFRTADRCTN; translated from the coding sequence ATGGGAAAAAACGGCAATTCTGGCAAGGACTCGCCTCCCGGCCACCTTCCGACGGCAGCCGGCCGGGAGACCGCGCTCGAAGAGGATCTAGACTCAATTTTTGCCATCGTCAAGGCCAAAACCGGCCATGATTTCTGCTCCTACAAAAAGAGCACCGTCCTTCGGAGGATCGAGCGGCGGATGGCGGTGAACGATCTGAAGGAGATGAAACAATACGTCGCCCTGCTTGAGGCCAGCGACCAGGAGCCCCGGGCACTCGGGCAGGAGATCCTCATCGGCGTCACCAGCTTCTTTCGCGATCCGGAGGCGTTCGAAACGCTGCGTCGCAGGGTTATCCCCCGGCTTTTCGACAGCCGTGACCCCGAGGATCCGGTGCGCATCTGGCACGCCTGCTGTGCAACCGGCGAAGAGGTTTATTCCACCGCCATCCTTATCAGCGAATACCTGCAGGAGAAGCGGATCGAGGTGAAGGTGCAGATCTTCGCCACGGACATCGATGAAGTTGCCATTGCCCAGGCCAGAACGGGGTTGTATGCCGACGATATCGCGGCCGACGTGGGTGAGGAGCGGCTCAAGGCCTTTTTCAGCAGAGTCGACGGGCGCTGGCAAGTGGCCAAGAAGTTGCGGGAGATGGTCGTCTTCGCCCATCACAGCCTGATCAAGGACCCCCCTTTCTCGCGGCTGGACTTGATGGTCTGCCGCAACTTCCTCATCTATCTCAACCCCGACATGCAGCAGCGCCTCATCTCCCTCTTTCATCTGGTGCTTAAACCGCAGGGCTGCCTCTTCCTGGGAGCCGCCGAAACCGTCGGGCGCTGCTCCGATCTCTTTGCTCCCCTGGACAAAAAATTGAAATTCTTCCTTCGCCGGGAGGGGAGCCGCCGTGAAGAAGCGGCTTTCCTTTTCAAGGTGCCGACTCGCCCATTTCTCCGGCTGGAACCGGCGAGAGCTGCATTGGACCGCACTGAACTCAATCCCGGTCAGATCGCGGAAAAGCTCCTTATGGAGCGCTACTCTCCCCCTTTTATCGTCGTTAACGAAAACTGCGACACGGTTCACGTCTCCACCCGGGGAATCCGGTTTCTCGAGGTGCCGGAGGGCGAACCGACCCGAAACCTTCTGAAAATGGCCCGGGAAGAGCTGCGCCCGGCACTGCGGGCGGCGATCTACAAGACTTTCAGCGAGCAGAAGCCTGTTGCCTTCCGTGGAGTCAAGGTGGCCTGCAGCGGGGAAACGGAGACGGTAAACGTACTGGTCGAACCCCTCAGGTCCTCGACACCTTCTGAACGCTTGGCAATGTTGGTTCTGGAACCGGGACTTTCACCGGCGGAGCCTGTCAGTATGTCATGCGAGTTAATTGATGGCGCGTCGAATGAAGAACTGGTCCGTCAGCTGGAGGAGCAGCTTCACATCACCCATGAGCAACTTCAGGCGGTCGCTGAACAGCTCGAAACCTCGCAGGAAGGCTTCATGTCGGCCAACGAGGAATTGATGTCGGCCAACGAGGAGCTTCAGTCCACCAACGAGGAGCTGGAATCCTCAAAAGAAGAGCTGCAATCCCTGAACGAAGAGCTGGTTACGGTCAATTCGGAGTTGCAGGGGAAGGTGGAGGAACTGGACAGGGCCAACAGCGACATGGAAAACCTGTTCATAAGTTCGGAGATCGCCACCATCTTTTTAGACCGGCAGCTCACCATCAGGCGCTTTTCCCCGGCGATGTCCTGTATTTTCAACCTGATTCAAACGGATGTCGGCCGCCCCTTCCGGCATTTGTCGGGCACCATCGACTGGGCCGGTCTGCCGGAGGACGCCCGAACGGTGCTTGCATCCCTGGACCCGGTGGAACGGGAGGTGGCCTCCGTGGACGGCCAAAGGCATTTCCTGATGCGGGTGCTCCCCTATCGGACCACTGAAGGCAGTATCGACGGGATCGTCGTCACGCTCGTCGATATATCCGATCGGAAGCGCGCCGAGGACCAGATCCGGAGCACGGCCCTGTTCCCGGAGGAGAACCCTTTCCCCGTTCTGCGGGTGAATGCCGATGGCGCCTTGCAGTACGCCAATCGGGCTTCGGAGCCCCTGTTGAATCAATGGCAATGCACCCTCGGGGGAATGGTTCCGGAGTTTGTGCGAGAGGAGCTGGAGGCGGCTCTGAGAACCGGAAAGAACCGGGAAAGGGAAATTCGCTGCGGTACGCGCGTTTTCTCCTTCGCCTTCGCGCCGATTCCCGAACGCGGCTACGTCAATCTCTATGGCCGCGACATCACCGAGCGCAAACAGGCGGCACTGGAGCTCCAAAGGCTCGGCCGGCAGCGGCGGCTGGCCCTGGATGCCGCCCGTCTGGGGTGGTGGCACTACGATCCCGTCACACAAGTCGCCTCCTGGGACAAGCGCTATAAGGAAATCTTCGAAGTTACCGGCTACCAGCGCCCCAACGACGAAATCCTCGCCCGCATTCACCCGGATGACCTGCCCTTGGTCTGGGCCAAGGTGGAGGCGGCCCTCGATCCGGTCAGCCCGCAGCCTTACAAGGCGGAGTACCGCATCAACCTCCCGGACGGCTCTGTGCGCTGGATAGAAGCCCATGGCATCGCCACGTTCGAGGGCGTCGGCGAGGCCCGGAAGGCGACAAGTTTCGTCGGCACGGTCGCGGACATCACCGAGCGCAAGCAGGCCGAGGACAAGCTTCAGAGCAGCCTGCAGCGATTCGAACTGCTGGCAGAGACCGCCGAAGAGCTCCTGCGGACAACCGACCCCCAAAAGGTCGTGGATGCGATCTGCCGCAGGGTCATGGAACAGTTGGGCTGCCATGTCTTCATCAATTTTCTGGTAGATGAGCAGCCCGGAAGACTGCGCCTGAACGCCTGTGCCGGCATTCCCGAGGAGGACGCCCGGCGGATCGAATGGCTCGACTATGGGGTCGGGATCTGCGGCTGCGTCGCGCGGGACGGCTGTCGCATTGTCGCCGAACATATTCCCACCTCCAGGGACCAGCGCACCGAACTGGTCAATTCCTGCGGCATCAAGGCCTATGCCTGTCATCCGCTGCTGGGTCCTGAAGGACAGCTTGTCGGCACTCTCTCTTTCGGAACCCGCAGCCGCGAAACCTTTAGCGAAGACGATCTCTCCCTGATGAAAGCCGTAACCGACCAGGTCGCGGTGGCCATGATCCGGATGAAAAACAAACAGGCCCTGCACGCAAGCGAGGAGCGATACCGTCAGCTTGTGCAGCAGGCCAACAGCGCCATCATTCGCTGGACGCGGGACGGGACAATCACCTTCTTCAACGAGTATGCCCAGGCTTTCTTCGGTTATCGGGCTGAGGAGGTGATCGGCAGGAACGTAGGCCTGCTCCTGCCCGAGCGGGAGTCGAGCGGGGCCGACCTGACCAAACTGGTGCGGGAGATCGTGGATCACCCGGAACGCTATCGGAGCAACCGCAATGAAAACCTGCGCAGGGACGGCCGCCGGGTCTGGATGAACTGGACCAACAATCCGATCCTCGATTGCAACGGCGAGGTGGCGGAAATCCTGGCCGTGGGCAGCGACATCACCGACCGCAAGCAGGCCGAGGATGCCCGCGAAGCCACGGTCGAGATGCTGCGGATCTGCAACATGGCCGCCGACACCCGGGAACTGATGCGCCGCCTCACCGCCTTCTTTCAGCGATTCTGTGGTTGCGAGGCCATCGGGGTGCGCCTGCAGGAGGGGAGCGATTTCCCCTATTATGAAACGCGTGGTTTTCCGGAAGAATTTTTGCGTACCGAAAATTCCCTCTGCGCCGTCGATGAAAAAGGGAAACTGAAATGCGACCAGAACGGACACCCTGTTCTCGATTGCATGTGCTGCCAAGTCCTTAACGGAAACTTCGACCCTTCCCAGCCCTACTTCACCCCCCGGGGCAGTTTCTGGACCAGCCGTTCGTCACAATTGAGGGTGAACAGCATCGATGCAGGACGGGCCAGAACCCGCAGCCGCTGCACCGGCAAGCGTTTCGAATCGGTGGCCATGATCCCTCTTCGCCTGCACGGCAAGACCCTCGGCCTGTTCCAGTTCAACGACCGGCGCAACGGGCGATTCACCGCCGAAACTATCGCCCTGCTGGAAAATATGGTCGATTACGTGGCCGTCGCTCTCGCCAAACTGAAAACCGATGAAGCCCTTGAAGAGTCGAGCCGGTTCAACCAGCAGATCATCAACAGCGCCGGGGAGGGTGTCATAGTCTTCGATCGCGATCTGCGTGTCCAGGTCTGGAATCCCTACATGGAGCAGTTGTCCGGGGTGCCGGCCAGTGAAAATCTCGGCCGTCATCCCGAGACATTGCCGTTTCTGCAGGAAACGGGATTGATCGAGCGGCTCGAGTCGGCCAGGGCCGGAAAAACGCCGGCTCCTCTCGAATTCAGGCTGAACTCCCCGGCCGGCTTCTCGGGCTGGTGCCTGGACACGAGTGCGCCCTTGCGGAACACCAAAGGGGAGATCATCGGCGTCATCAGCACCGTCCAGGACATCACCGAACGCAAGCGCTATGAAGAGGAGCTGGAATATCAGGCCAGCCATGACGCCCTGACCGACCTGGCCAACCGCAACCTGCTGGCCGATCGACTGGGGCAGAGCCTGATCTTCGCCGATCGTTCCAAGAGAATTGTGGCCGTCCTGCTGCTCGATCTCGACCGTTTCAAGGTGATCAACGACAGCTTGGGGCACAGCCAGGGCGACGACTTGCTGCGGACTGTTGCAGCCCGCCTGAATCATTGCGTCAGAGCCGGTGATACCGTGAGCCGCTTTGGCGGGGACGAGTTCGTCATCGCTCTGGCGGAGGTAGCCGAGTTGGACGATGTCGGCCTGATGGCCAAACGAATCCGGGACGCCCTGGCGGAACCGGTTCGGCTGGAGGGGCATGAGCTCCGAGTGACGGCCAGTATCGGCATCAGCCTTTATCCCAAGGATGGCGCTAATGTGGAGACCCTGCTGCGCCATGCCGATATCGCCATGTATCGAGCCAAGGAGGAAGGGGGGGACTCTTTCCGCTTCTTTGCGGAAGACATGAACTTGAGAATTCAGGGAACCCTGGAACTGGAGACCGACCTGGCCCGGGCCCTGCAGCGAGGCGAATTCGCCCTTCACTATCAGCCGAAAGTGGAAATAGGGTCGGGCCGGATCGCCGGATGCGAGGCCCTGGTGCGGTGGCGCCACCCTCAGAAGGGTCTAATCCCGCCGGGCTCCTTCATTCCTCTGGCCGAGGAGACCGGGTTGATCGTTCCCTTGGGAGAATGGGTTCTGCGGGAGGCCTGCTTCCAGGCCAAGGCCTGGCAGGAGAAGGGGCTGCCAATTAAAGTGGCGGTCAACCTTTCCGCCCGCCAATTCCGCCAAACCAGTCTGATCGAGCAGGTGCGGACGATTCTGGAGGAAACAGGACTGTCTGCGGATATGCTGGAACTGGAACTCACCGAGAGCATGATCATGCACGACCCCGCCGGCGCCGCCGAAACCATGCGTCACCTCAAGAAACTGGGGATCCGCTTGGCCCTGGACGATTTCGGCACCGGCTATTCAAGTCTCAACTACCTGCGGCGCTTCCCTGTCGATCACCTCAAAATCGACCGCTCCTTCATCACGGACGCAACCCACGATGCCAGCGCCGCAGCCATGGTCGCCGGTGTCGTCGCCATCGCCCGCAGCCTCGGCATCAAGGCGGTCGCCGAAGGGGTCGAAACCAGAGAGCAGCTCGATCTGCTCGCGGGCTGCCAGTGCGACGCTTACCAAGGTTATCTCTTCAGCAAGCCGCTCCCGCCCGACGAGTTCGCACCTCTGCTTTTTAGGACTGCAGACCGGTGTACGAATTGA